CATGTCCGTGCTATTCTTATGGTGAAACATGACCCGGAAAGCACCGGACACCTTATCCCGATACAGGATGCCCGGCGCCGGCACCGCCTCCGGGCTGTTGCTCAAAAGCAAGGTGGGGCCGCCCACCCAAGAACGGTAGTTGGTTTCCGGCGCCAGTTCATTATAGTTGACCAGGGCTACGTTGTCGATGATTTCGCCTGGGAGCGGTCTTTTGAATTTGTAGACCAGTTCTTTCTCCCGCACCCGGTCCGTGACCGTGACATGGGTGCTGGCGGGTTCGCTCCAGTTCCCGTAGGCGTCCTTGACTTGTAGGGTTACTTCATAGGTGCCGGGTTGGAAAAAAGAGCGGGGTTTGCCGGCGGTGGCAATGTCCCCGTCCAGGTGGCGGTAACGCCAGCGCTCTTCCACAATCTCCTCCCAGGGCTCATTGTCGGCCCGGTAGCGAAAGGCAAGGTTCTCCCCCGGATCGATTTCCGGTGCGATGGGTCTGAACTCAACGATCCTGGGTGCCTCGTTGGGTCTAACGATGAGGGTCTTTTCCACCCATTCGCTCCAGGCACCGGCTTTGTTTTTCACCTGCAGGCCGATGATGTATTCCCCGGCGGGGGGTGTAGTGAAAAAGGAAGCCAACGAGCTGGAAGTCAGTTTGGGATCCCGGTTAATGCGCCATCTCCGCTCCGTGATGGGGTATCCGTAGGGATCGTAACTATAATCCTCCGCCCAGATTTTTTGCCCGGCGATAATTTCCGCCTGGGAAAGCTCAAACTGGGCTACCGGGGGCAGGGCCCGGCGCAAGAGAATAGATTTCTCCCGGGCATCGTAATGGACTTCGTATCCGAAAGTTTCCGCCAGGAATCTCAGGGGCACCAGGGTCCGGTCCTTTTCGGTAAAGGGGGGCACCGTTAGAGTGACCGGCCGGCCGTTGACGGAAGCCTGGGGGTGGTCCAGCACCAGTTGGACCATAGTCCCGTCCTTGCTCATGGTAATGGTCCTGGTGGCCTGGTCCCAGTGGACCTGTGCGGTTAAAATGTTTTCCCCCACAAAGCGAAGGGGAAGCATGGTGGTGCCTTGCCAAACCCGGGGCGGGACTTCCAAAGTATGTATTTCACCGGCCACGAGGGCCTCGTTTTGATCGATGAACAGCTTGCTTTCGCCCGGCTCAGCCTGCGCCGGGGCTCCCAAGCAGAAAGCAATTTGCGCCGCCATAACGGTCGTCAGAATGAATTTTTTCAACTAATCTTCCTCCTCGCATCTTCTCCAAATCAATCCATGCCATCTTTAGACTGCATATCCTGTCAAAAGGTTTCATTTATCACCAAATATTACAATAAATCCTGAGCCGGTCAAGTCCTGGTCCCTTTGGTTTGACGCTATTAGGGCTTTGCACCGGCGGCTGCCTGCCCTTTTGCCCGCAAACGTTGCCCGGACAAAGTTTTTGCCGGCGGGACATCTTTTCCAGTGAAACAGGGGAGGTTTTATAGATTTATTAAATAATCTTATTTAACTTTATTTACACAAACATTTGATATTAAAACGTCGTTCTATTATAATAAGGGTAAAAACGTGGAGAAAGGATGAGTTGATATGAGTAAACAAAGGATAGCGGTGCCGGCGGTGCATCCCGGCGGGTTAAATGCCTTAACGTCAGCCCATTTTGGCCACTGTGATGTTTTTGTGCTGGTCGATGTGGAGGAAGGTCAAATAGTCCGGGAGCAAAACCTGTCTAATCCGGGCCATGCCGGGGGCGGTTGTTTAGTGCCGGTGCAAATGCTGGCTGAGCAGGAGGTTGACGTCATCATCTCCGGGGGCATGGGGCATGGGCCGAGAATGGGCTTCCAGCAGGCCGGCATCAAAGTGTTTTTGGGACGGGAAAGTACGGTAAAGCAAGCAGTGGAGGACTACCTACAAGGTAAATTGACGGAGATGTCGGAGCGACACCTGTGCCGCGGCGGTGGGCATTGTTCCTAATTCTGGATAAATATATACTTAAGGATAAGGGGGAAAATATAAGTCTACCTGTAATTTGTCGTTGAAATGGCGGAAAAAGATAAGTTATAATATTTATTGAGAAAAAGAGGATATGTTTATTGTTCTTGTTCTCATATAAGCTTGGTGATATGGACCAGGCGTCTCTACCAGGCAACCGTAACTTGCCCTAGGCTATGAGAGCATACCGAAGTGTGTCTCTCATATCTCCAAGTCTAGGGTTTTTAGATTCTTTGCTGCT
This sequence is a window from Clostridia bacterium. Protein-coding genes within it:
- a CDS encoding dinitrogenase iron-molybdenum cofactor biosynthesis protein, which gives rise to MSKQRIAVPAVHPGGLNALTSAHFGHCDVFVLVDVEEGQIVREQNLSNPGHAGGGCLVPVQMLAEQEVDVIISGGMGHGPRMGFQQAGIKVFLGRESTVKQAVEDYLQGKLTEMSERHLCRGGGHCS